The Plasmodium brasilianum strain Bolivian I chromosome 14, whole genome shotgun sequence genome contains a region encoding:
- a CDS encoding hypothetical protein (conserved Plasmodium protein), with protein sequence MFSKSYTNFQADGENTFHSFYFFRRYFDKMSTNIVDSLAKLNKTERSRRKSTKIFLKEWEILSGVSVSRKQYHSVSHLREVQGEKISHRGYSHRDHSHRSVSHNDCSLRCVSIIKGRKVFLPFKAHISAHKDGDQSNVCYKGFSSFFFIIIGNNMSSCKTIKSYGEVKKRKKLCVLNDELEEAKDYEQEDLDPELHDSLRGCIENDMKNIYFDGLTECDQNDYSADEDNFDKDDLSEETKRKKYYVYGRNFSDKDFDSEHVHKYYQHLPIYFDNPNVGSTSNFKKMYESNKIENLERNIREEDLYYPSVPINWKLYVCLFFDKKYNYENEEEKNIYDRFNKNIRHKYVLEFLSWVKLSTRIYQNTSKILMLFNLKKNNNIYGNILFFTSLNLHYANMFMKSNPYIKLGLCEELYLYSYESNNDHFLLGNFPNLFLQKNYLFIKFFNPQKLKEINSLYEKHMRFYITSNMIFKLGILKKVHKDNLKDIFLTTHQYLPITEDQTKSILSKFNAEFELLERCTAVQLDEHCRIRSITGAGERDGISGSGSTSSWDSTNSSSRCSGKSEHLPNDTEEGENQERYNSSCVAELNIVNCRDEEEAQEFLEKDPYTRCCFYESIFFSEVREVVPHIKYGEGYMPKMMNPNLKYKYELDTNLNPTECLEDKPEYLENRSMAEKKLANHEKVDFDILDTFIKLKYTNKEVEYEHWDVKESDTGVNGKFHANCALDMAEMEKKNLYISEKSLQGGILEKRRRGTASEMDRMDTMDRSDGNDRRSRSGRSSGAKVCRVKIVDYDNDYIDYICNVQRNKILYVKKNGKDKETTYTDSKSALGSNKSNNIYDILREDMKNPNIYKKKDILLIDNTLQFFDHFFFKDYLSGFVYISLPPGEYIEDAYLIKDEKNYDFTMFNNSLATQDDFLKRQNYQPRFLKGIWLKKEQSKILFYDKQNNALLFGTGIDKTFSWDKQVDDRVMKRALINMEIAMEKIRKGSSIIQDDITVHQETDRTIKEYTDEYTSVQKRFTSIHNHLKSSEGYPDLKPPPGLEYLNPHIWEKTTDEHKKLMLDKERVQKLHSKFLKKLELYKASVDDDPFIQKAPSESDILSHSDKVEIHFL encoded by the exons ATGTTTTCTAAGTCGTACACAAATTTTCAAGCAGATGGGGAAAATACCTTTCAttctttctatttctttcgtcggtattttgataaaatgaGTACAAATATAG TAGACTCGTTGgctaaattaaataaaactgAGAGGTCAAGAAGGAAAAGCACCAAGA tatttttaaaagagtgGGAAATACTCAGCGGGGTAAGTGTAAGTCGAAAGCAATACCATTCGGTTAGTCATTTGAGGGAGGTTCAAGGAGAAAAAATCTCACATAGGGGCTACTCGCACAGGGACCACTCACATAGAAGTGTATCACATAATGACTGTTCACTTAGATGTGTATCAATTATCAAGGGGAGGAAGGTATTCTTACCCTTTAAGGCCCATATCAGTGCGCATAAAGACGGGGATCAGAGCAATGTTTGTTATAAAG gattttcttctttcttttttattattatcggGAATAATATGTCTAGTTGTAAAACTATAAAAAGCTATGgtgaagtaaaaaaaagaaaaaaactttGTGTTTTAAATGATGAACTAGAAGAAGCAAAAGATTATGAACAAGAAGACTTAGACCCCGAATTACATGATAGCTTACGTGGGTGTATTGAAAATGATatgaaaaacatttattttgatGGGCTGACAGAATGTGATCAAAATGATTACAGTGCTGATGAAGATAATTTTGATAAAGATGATTTAAGTGAAGAAacgaaaagaaagaaatattatgtatatggaAGAAATTTTAGTGATAAAGATTTTGACTCTGAAcatgttcataaatattatcaaCATTTGcctatatattttgataacCCAAATGTAGGCTCCACtagtaattttaaaaaaatgtatgaatcaaataaaattgaaaatttagAAAGAAATATAAGAGAAGAAGATTTATATTATCCTTCAGTACCAATTAACTGGAAATTATATGTTTGtctattttttgataaaaaatataattatgaaaatgaggaagaaaaaaatatatatgatcgatttaataaaaatatacggCATAAATATGTCTTAGAGTTCTTATCATGGGTCAAGTTATCAACAAGGATATATCAAAATACTTCAAAAATATTGATGCTatttaacttaaaaaaaaataataatatatatggtaatatacttttttttacttcattgAATTTACATTATGCTAATATGTTTATGAAATCAAATCCGTATATAAAACTAGGATTATgtgaagaattatatttgtattcgTATGAAAGTAATAATGACCATTTTCTCCTAGGTAATTTTCCTAATCtctttttgcaaaaaaattatttatttataaaattttttaatcctcaaaaattaaaggaaatCAATTCTTTATATGAAAAGCATATGAGGTTTTACATAACATCCAATATGATTTTTAAACTGGGtatattgaaaaaagtaCACAAGGACAACTTGAAGGATATATTTTTGACTACTCATCAGTACTTGCCAATAACCGAGGATCAGACGAAGAGTATTCTATCCAAGTTTAACGCGGAATTTGAGCTCCTGGAGCGGTGCACAGCTGTTCAGCTAGACGAACACTGCCGGATAAGGAGCATCACCGGGGCAGGCGAAAGGGATGGTATCAGTGGTAGCGGTAGTACTAGCAGTTGGGATAGCACTAACAGTAGTAGCAGATGTAGTGGTAAAAGTGAGCATCTCCCGAATGATACCGAAGAGGGGGAAAACCAAGAAAGGTATAACTCTAGCTGCGTAGCAGAACTGAACATAGTAAATTGCCGAGATGAAGAAGAAGCGCAGGAATTTTTGGAAAAGGACCCATACACAAGATGCTGCTTCTATGagagtatttttttttccgaaGTGCGTGAAGTAGTTccacatataaaatatggaGAAGGGTATATGCCGAAAATGATGAATccaaatttaaaatataagtatgAACTTGACACCAACTTGAACCCAACAGAATGTTTAGAGGATAAACCGGAGTATTTAGAGAATAGAAGTATggcagaaaaaaaattagctaATCATGAGAAAGTGGATTTTGATATACTTGATACATTCATTAAGTTAAAATATACCAATAAAGAAGTCGAGTATGAACACTGGGATGTGAAGGAATCCGACACAGGTGTGAATGGAAAATTTCATGCGAATTGTGCACTAGATATGgcagaaatggaaaaaaaaaatttgtacatatCGGAAAAATCGCTACAAGGGGGTATTCTTGAAAAAAGGCGAAGAGGAACTGCAAGCGAAATGGATAGAATGGACACAATGGATAGAAGCGATGGAAATGATAGGAGAAGTCGAAGTGGACGTAGCTCCGGCGCGAAAGTATGCAGGGTAAAAATTGTTGACTATGATAACGACTACATTGATTACATTTGCAATGTGCAGCGAAACAAGATATTGTACGtaaagaaaaatggaaaagacAAGGAAACAACGTATACAGACTCGAAAAGTGCATTAGGTAGTAACAAGTCGAACaacatatatgatatattgaGAGAAGATATGAAAAACCCGaacatatataagaaaaaagacaTCCTATTAATAGATAACACATTGCAGTTTTttgatcattttttttttaaagattacTTGTCTGGTTTTGTTTACATTTCTCTACCTCCAGGGGAATATATTGAAGAtgcatatttaataaaagatgaaaaaaattatgatttcACTATGTTTAATAATTCCTTAGCTACTCAAgatgattttttaaaaagacaAAATTATCAACCCAGGTTTTTAAAAGGAATATGGTTAAAAAAGGAGCAAtcaaaaattcttttttatgataaacaGAACAATGCTTTACTCTTTGGAACTGGAATTGACAAAACTTTTTCATGGGACAAACAAGTTGATGATCGTGTTATGAAGAGAGCTTTAATTAATATGGAAATAGCTatggaaaaaattagaaaaggTAGTTCCATTATTCAAGATGATATTACTGTTCATCAGGAAACAGATCGAACAATTAAGGAGTACACGGATGAGTACACCTCTGTTCAAAAAAGGTTTACATCCATTCACAATCATTTGAAATCCTCTGAAGGTTACCCCGACTTGAAACCCCCCCCGG